A stretch of the Opitutaceae bacterium genome encodes the following:
- a CDS encoding HDOD domain-containing protein, producing the protein MTESRGESANRLDSILARGVNLPVQGPLLPRLQQFLGNPDSNTDEILGMIKLDPGLTGRILQRANSVVHARGNRIGSMDEAVARIGYREVSRLLMESVARRLLARPLHCYGLAPGALWRASLAGAFAMEELASHTHRSEDTAYTSGLLHAVGMVLVSQEIESEGPERLVLGNPFEPGLDERERRRFGCDHAEVGAALLELWGFPDAMTEAVRYQLSPTRSPNVPRLACLLGLALWIRNRQCAGTGTAAREGPDPYLVKLADLDEDGLSRIVGSVGRRLSEAEMLTIG; encoded by the coding sequence ATGACCGAAAGCCGCGGTGAGAGTGCCAATCGACTGGATTCGATCCTTGCCCGGGGGGTGAATCTTCCGGTTCAGGGACCGCTCCTGCCGAGGCTGCAACAGTTCCTGGGAAATCCCGATTCCAACACCGATGAGATCCTCGGCATGATCAAGTTGGATCCCGGGCTGACCGGCCGGATTCTCCAGCGGGCCAACAGCGTTGTCCACGCCAGAGGCAACCGGATCGGCAGTATGGACGAGGCCGTCGCCCGGATCGGATACCGGGAGGTCAGCCGCCTGCTCATGGAGTCGGTCGCCCGGCGTCTTCTGGCCCGGCCGCTGCATTGTTACGGCCTGGCGCCGGGTGCACTCTGGCGCGCCTCCCTGGCGGGCGCCTTTGCGATGGAGGAATTGGCCAGTCATACACACCGAAGCGAAGATACCGCCTACACCTCGGGTTTGCTGCACGCCGTCGGAATGGTACTCGTCAGCCAGGAAATCGAGTCGGAAGGCCCTGAGCGTCTTGTGTTGGGGAATCCCTTTGAGCCCGGCCTGGATGAGCGGGAACGCCGGCGATTTGGATGCGACCATGCTGAGGTCGGTGCGGCCTTGCTGGAGCTATGGGGATTTCCTGACGCGATGACCGAGGCCGTCCGCTACCAGCTCTCACCCACCCGCTCCCCCAACGTGCCCAGACTGGCCTGTCTGCTCGGCCTCGCGCTCTGGATCCGCAACCGTCAGTGCGCCGGGACGGGCACCGCAGCCCGGGAGGGACCGGATCCCTATCTGGTCAAGCTCGCCGACCTCGATGAAGACGGGCTGTCGAGGATTGTCGGGTCAGTGGGCCGGCGCCTGAGCGAGGCGGAGATGTTGACCATCGGATAG
- a CDS encoding N-acetyltransferase, with protein sequence MVTIRPAQPTDIPRLVDFNRALALETEGHELAEATLERGVRRLIERPEYGFYTVATRPDDPSEVIGCTLITFEWSDWRDGLIWWIQSVYVEKEWRGRGVFRALLDHLEKRGRQDPEVRGLRLYVEDENHQAHRTYDRLGLHSARYTVRQKLFDPG encoded by the coding sequence ATGGTGACCATCCGACCGGCTCAGCCGACTGATATTCCCCGTCTTGTGGACTTCAATCGGGCCCTCGCCCTCGAAACCGAGGGCCACGAACTGGCGGAAGCCACCCTTGAGCGCGGAGTCCGCCGATTGATCGAAAGGCCGGAGTACGGTTTCTATACCGTGGCAACCCGACCCGACGATCCCAGCGAGGTGATCGGATGCACCCTGATCACCTTCGAGTGGAGTGACTGGCGGGACGGCCTTATCTGGTGGATCCAGAGCGTCTACGTGGAGAAGGAATGGCGGGGCCGGGGCGTCTTTCGTGCCCTTCTCGATCACCTTGAAAAGCGGGGCCGGCAGGATCCCGAGGTCCGCGGCCTCCGGCTTTATGTCGAGGATGAGAACCATCAGGCCCACCGGACCTATGACCGGCTCGGGCTCCACTCCGCCCGCTACACCGTCCGGCAAAAGCTCTTCGATCCCGGGTGA
- a CDS encoding ABC transporter ATP-binding protein — protein sequence MNAVIQAENLSRFYGIVMGLNNISFAIEPGLTGLVGPNGAGKTTLIRLVTGQIRPSSGRLHVFGRPPWDRPEILGRIGYCPEGDALHGGLTPIDWLVALGGLSGLDRASARRRAEATLDQVGLEPLHRGKLIAGFSKGMKQRVKLAQALLHRPDLLVLDEPMNGLDPMGRREIGDLLREEAARGVHILVSSHILPELESLCGRLVLMNWGRVLAAGSRQSIRNELQTWSERVTVRCDQPGALARSLLQRGLIRGFEIGSGGDSVSLVLERPAEFYDQLNDALLESGTAIREVRSETRSLHQIFERMTR from the coding sequence ATGAATGCCGTCATCCAGGCCGAGAACCTCAGCCGCTTCTACGGCATCGTCATGGGGCTGAACAATATCTCCTTCGCGATCGAACCCGGCCTGACCGGACTGGTCGGACCGAACGGGGCCGGCAAGACCACCCTCATCCGCCTCGTCACCGGGCAGATCCGTCCCAGTTCCGGCCGGCTGCACGTCTTCGGGCGCCCCCCGTGGGACCGGCCGGAGATCCTCGGCCGAATCGGTTACTGCCCTGAAGGCGACGCCCTGCATGGAGGTCTCACCCCGATCGACTGGCTCGTCGCGCTCGGCGGCCTCTCCGGCCTCGACCGAGCGAGCGCCCGGAGACGGGCGGAAGCAACCCTCGACCAGGTCGGCCTTGAACCGCTCCATCGCGGAAAACTCATCGCGGGTTTCTCCAAGGGGATGAAACAGAGGGTCAAACTGGCCCAGGCCCTGCTCCACCGGCCCGACCTCCTTGTCCTCGACGAACCGATGAACGGCCTCGACCCGATGGGCCGGCGGGAGATCGGCGACCTGCTCCGGGAGGAAGCGGCCCGCGGGGTTCACATCCTCGTCTCCAGCCACATCCTGCCCGAGCTCGAATCCCTCTGCGGACGACTTGTATTGATGAATTGGGGGCGCGTCCTCGCAGCCGGCAGCCGGCAAAGCATCCGCAATGAGCTGCAGACCTGGTCCGAGCGCGTCACCGTGCGCTGCGACCAGCCCGGCGCCCTCGCCCGCTCCCTTCTGCAACGCGGGCTCATCCGGGGATTCGAAATCGGGTCGGGCGGCGATTCGGTCTCCCTCGTTCTCGAACGGCCGGCCGAGTTTTACGACCAGCTCAACGATGCCCTCCTCGAAAGCGGAACCGCCATCCGGGAGGTCCGCAGCGAGACCCGCTCCCTCCACCAGATCTTCGAGCGCATGACCCGATGA
- a CDS encoding Dabb family protein: MITHVVVFWTDKPMEENRRKVADGARDLLGPIPGVLEFRSGVAVPSPRGVVDDSFAVAISMTFENQAAADLYQSHPLHVRFIEECVKPHVKRFVVYDFGA; encoded by the coding sequence ATGATCACACACGTAGTCGTCTTCTGGACGGACAAACCCATGGAGGAGAATCGCAGGAAAGTCGCCGACGGGGCGCGGGATCTTCTCGGGCCGATACCCGGGGTCCTGGAGTTTCGCAGCGGCGTGGCAGTGCCGAGCCCGCGGGGCGTGGTCGACGACAGTTTCGCGGTGGCCATCTCGATGACCTTTGAGAACCAGGCGGCGGCGGACCTTTATCAGTCACATCCCCTTCATGTCCGTTTCATCGAGGAATGTGTGAAACCGCACGTCAAACGCTTCGTGGTATACGATTTCGGCGCCTGA
- a CDS encoding ABC transporter ATP-binding protein, with translation MDSPIIETKGLTKRFGNVVALDRVDLAVQPGRIGLLGPNGAGKTTLIKCLLQLENITEGSARLLGFEVGSDGREARTRAGYAPEIDCHIPGMAGCEYVTYCAQLSGLPFADARQRAHEMLDFVGMGQERYRQIDSYSTGMRQRVKLAQAIVHDPQLLFLDEPTNGLDPKGQEKMLELIHELGTRHGMSIVFSSHLLHEVEQVCEQIIIIGKGRVLVHDALQKLREQREGAAEISLAGRQEETLAAFRARDWPCQTLINGNLRVEHHSDSLNPILEVLREIGVTPIEMIPSPNALQEHFIEALKTAGS, from the coding sequence ATGGACTCCCCGATCATCGAAACCAAAGGACTGACGAAACGCTTCGGCAATGTCGTCGCCCTCGATCGGGTGGACCTGGCCGTTCAACCGGGCCGGATCGGCCTGCTCGGTCCCAACGGGGCCGGCAAGACCACCCTGATCAAATGCCTCCTCCAGCTCGAAAACATCACCGAGGGATCGGCCCGGCTGCTCGGCTTCGAGGTGGGATCGGACGGCCGCGAGGCCCGGACCCGCGCCGGCTACGCGCCCGAGATCGACTGCCACATACCCGGCATGGCCGGTTGCGAGTATGTCACTTATTGCGCCCAGCTGAGTGGGCTGCCGTTTGCCGATGCCCGCCAACGGGCCCACGAGATGCTCGATTTCGTCGGCATGGGTCAGGAACGCTACCGACAGATCGATTCCTATTCGACCGGAATGCGCCAACGCGTCAAACTCGCTCAGGCCATCGTTCATGACCCCCAGCTCCTCTTCCTCGACGAGCCGACCAACGGTCTCGACCCCAAGGGACAGGAGAAAATGCTCGAACTGATTCATGAACTGGGCACCCGCCACGGCATGAGCATCGTCTTCTCCTCCCACCTGCTCCATGAGGTCGAGCAGGTCTGTGAGCAGATCATCATCATCGGCAAGGGGCGCGTCCTCGTCCACGACGCCCTCCAGAAACTGCGTGAACAGAGGGAGGGGGCCGCCGAAATTTCCCTGGCCGGCCGGCAGGAAGAGACTCTGGCCGCCTTCCGGGCGCGGGACTGGCCCTGCCAGACCCTGATCAATGGGAATCTGCGGGTTGAACACCATTCCGACTCCCTCAACCCCATCCTTGAGGTCCTTCGGGAAATCGGAGTCACCCCCATCGAAATGATTCCCAGTCCCAACGCGCTTCAGGAACATTTCATCGAGGCTCTGAAGACGGCCGGATCATGA
- a CDS encoding RNA polymerase sigma factor, with protein MAGTAQQVESSEELAERCQDGDTRAYATLLEQFGPRIFGFLLNRIGNAHDAEDLTQEVFVKAYRNIHRFDTTRPFGPWLFTIARRTAATFHRRRKPTEILAEDTVSDEAGPQNRAESEDDCRRIWAFARTLRPRHFEVLWLRYREDFTIPQVAESLGITLLNTKVLLHRARAELARKLEAAGFYHSSP; from the coding sequence GTGGCCGGAACCGCCCAACAGGTCGAAAGCAGCGAAGAACTGGCGGAACGCTGCCAGGACGGCGACACCCGTGCCTATGCCACCTTGCTCGAACAATTCGGACCCAGGATTTTCGGCTTTCTTCTCAACCGCATCGGCAACGCCCACGACGCCGAGGACCTGACCCAGGAGGTTTTCGTGAAGGCCTACCGCAATATCCACAGATTCGATACGACCCGCCCCTTTGGGCCGTGGCTCTTCACCATCGCCCGCCGGACCGCCGCCACCTTCCACCGCCGGAGGAAGCCGACCGAGATCCTCGCTGAAGATACCGTCTCGGATGAAGCCGGCCCGCAGAATCGGGCCGAGAGCGAGGATGACTGCAGGCGGATCTGGGCCTTCGCCCGCACCCTGCGCCCACGCCATTTCGAAGTCCTCTGGCTCCGCTACCGGGAGGACTTCACCATCCCCCAGGTCGCCGAAAGCCTCGGGATCACCCTGCTCAACACCAAAGTCCTGCTCCACCGCGCCCGCGCCGAACTCGCCCGCAAACTCGAGGCCGCAGGATTCTACCATTCATCGCCATGA
- a CDS encoding HAD family hydrolase, which translates to MTIDSIGFDADDTLWHNEVIFEETHDRYCELLSRYHDARTVETTLHRTEMRNLELFGYGIKGFALSSIETAIRLTDGKISAEEIRSILDLAKAMMRHPVELLPDAATTVRRLAQDHHLILITKGDLRDQQRKIAKSGLAGYFTHTEVVAEKDRETYARILERARVRPERFVMVGNSIKSDILPVLDLGGIGVHIPYQTTWVHERAESPENHDRFFELASMTGLPELVSRLSSGHTATGPRGPNGRP; encoded by the coding sequence ATGACGATTGACTCCATCGGATTTGATGCCGACGACACCCTCTGGCACAACGAGGTGATCTTCGAGGAGACTCACGACCGTTACTGTGAGCTGCTTTCCCGCTACCATGATGCCCGCACCGTTGAGACGACTCTCCACCGGACCGAGATGCGCAATCTCGAGCTTTTCGGCTACGGAATCAAGGGGTTCGCCCTCTCCTCGATAGAGACCGCCATCCGCCTGACCGATGGGAAGATCAGCGCGGAGGAGATACGCTCCATTCTCGACCTGGCCAAGGCGATGATGCGCCATCCGGTCGAGCTCCTCCCGGACGCCGCGACGACCGTGCGCCGACTGGCGCAGGACCACCATCTCATCCTCATCACCAAGGGTGATCTGCGCGATCAGCAGCGCAAGATCGCCAAATCGGGCCTCGCCGGCTACTTCACCCACACCGAAGTCGTTGCCGAGAAGGACCGGGAAACCTATGCGCGCATCCTCGAACGCGCCCGGGTCAGGCCGGAACGCTTCGTCATGGTCGGCAATTCGATCAAGTCGGACATCCTGCCGGTCCTCGACCTGGGCGGGATCGGCGTTCACATCCCCTACCAGACGACCTGGGTGCACGAAAGGGCGGAAAGCCCGGAGAACCATGATCGGTTCTTCGAGCTCGCCTCAATGACCGGACTGCCGGAACTGGTATCGCGACTCAGCTCAGGACATACTGCCACTGGGCCTCGCGGGCCGAACGGGCGGCCTTGA
- a CDS encoding rod shape-determining protein — MSTPEPAKAGEAAASAKPSPSPQTVRKASGKPIVLGFDFGTNKSSIITGAADSDDIQLGKIVPTVVGYVKEGIINGIIPGNAVVLFGEEALKNKLHVRLVNPLGDGVIQEREAAKTFVAHVRQLVDPSGDAEIRAVIGLPANAGHQAREDLRYAVAGSFDRILVIPEPFLAALGVRDDARVGQPNYVDPVNNSLFVDIGAGSTDLCLVQGVFPTAEDQISFPLAGDSIDEKILAAINQQYPESGLSLLKVRSIKEEHAYVGASRKPIDVKVLIGGKARTIELGDVIGNACNDLFHRVLQATKALIARASGDSIEQMLQNIIITGGGSQIKGIDTELQRHLVEEGYENPKVRPAGKDYQRYVAIGALKAARSAREAQWQYVLS; from the coding sequence ATGAGTACACCAGAACCCGCCAAAGCCGGCGAGGCCGCCGCCTCCGCCAAACCATCGCCCTCCCCGCAGACCGTCAGGAAGGCGTCGGGCAAACCCATTGTCCTGGGATTCGATTTCGGGACCAACAAGTCGAGCATCATCACGGGTGCGGCCGATTCCGACGACATCCAGCTGGGCAAGATTGTGCCCACGGTGGTCGGGTACGTGAAAGAAGGCATCATCAACGGGATCATCCCGGGGAACGCCGTGGTTCTCTTCGGCGAGGAAGCGCTCAAGAACAAGCTGCACGTCCGGCTGGTCAATCCGCTTGGTGACGGCGTCATCCAGGAGCGGGAGGCTGCAAAGACCTTTGTTGCCCATGTCCGGCAGCTCGTCGATCCGTCGGGCGACGCCGAGATCCGGGCGGTCATCGGTCTTCCCGCCAACGCGGGGCATCAGGCCCGGGAGGATCTCCGCTATGCCGTGGCGGGTTCCTTTGACCGGATTCTCGTCATTCCGGAGCCATTCCTCGCAGCCCTGGGAGTCCGTGATGACGCCCGGGTCGGTCAGCCGAACTACGTGGACCCGGTCAACAACTCTCTTTTTGTGGATATCGGAGCGGGCTCGACTGATCTCTGCCTTGTCCAGGGGGTCTTTCCGACCGCCGAGGATCAGATCAGTTTCCCCCTGGCCGGCGATTCGATCGACGAGAAGATCCTCGCCGCCATCAACCAACAGTATCCGGAAAGCGGCCTTTCTCTGCTCAAGGTGCGTTCCATCAAGGAGGAGCACGCCTACGTGGGCGCCAGCCGCAAGCCGATCGACGTCAAGGTCCTCATCGGCGGCAAGGCCCGGACAATCGAGTTGGGCGATGTCATCGGGAATGCCTGCAATGATCTCTTCCACCGGGTTCTTCAGGCGACCAAGGCACTGATCGCACGGGCTTCGGGAGACTCGATCGAGCAGATGCTCCAGAACATCATCATCACCGGGGGAGGCAGCCAGATCAAGGGAATCGACACTGAACTGCAGAGGCACCTGGTGGAAGAGGGCTACGAAAATCCGAAGGTGCGGCCGGCCGGCAAGGATTACCAGCGTTACGTGGCCATCGGGGCCCTCAAGGCCGCCCGTTCGGCCCGCGAGGCCCAGTGGCAGTATGTCCTGAGCTGA
- a CDS encoding mechanosensitive ion channel, with the protein MSQEQIEKFTQLGIEWGLRLLAAIVIFVIGRWIAKFLTRTVRRLMEKKEVDPALTSFVSSLMYALLLVFVVLAAIGKLGIQTTSLVAIIGAAGLAVGLALQGSLSNFAAGVLIIIFRPFKIGDFIDAGGAAGIVEEIGILVTEMKTPDNKKIIVPNAGIMSGNITNVTANDTRRCDMTFGVSYSDDLDKVQSILMEMVKADPRVLPEPAPMVVVSELGDSSINFAVRPWVNKADYWGLFFDMQKAVKQRFDKEGISIPFPQRDVHLFQEKAGG; encoded by the coding sequence ATGAGCCAAGAACAAATCGAGAAATTCACACAGCTGGGAATTGAATGGGGTCTGCGCCTGCTGGCCGCCATTGTCATCTTCGTCATTGGTCGCTGGATTGCGAAGTTCCTGACCCGGACGGTCAGGCGACTGATGGAGAAGAAGGAGGTCGACCCGGCCCTGACTTCGTTTGTGTCCAGCCTGATGTACGCGCTCCTGCTCGTCTTTGTCGTGTTGGCGGCGATCGGCAAGCTGGGCATCCAGACCACCTCGCTGGTGGCGATCATCGGTGCCGCCGGCCTGGCCGTCGGTCTCGCCCTCCAGGGGTCGCTCTCGAATTTCGCGGCAGGCGTGCTCATCATCATTTTTCGGCCGTTCAAGATCGGTGATTTCATCGATGCGGGCGGTGCCGCCGGGATTGTCGAGGAGATCGGCATTCTCGTGACCGAGATGAAGACTCCGGACAACAAGAAGATCATTGTTCCGAACGCGGGCATCATGTCCGGCAATATCACCAATGTCACGGCCAACGACACCCGTCGTTGCGACATGACCTTCGGAGTCAGTTATTCCGACGACCTCGACAAGGTCCAGTCCATCCTCATGGAGATGGTCAAGGCGGACCCGCGGGTGCTTCCGGAACCGGCGCCCATGGTGGTGGTTTCAGAGCTGGGCGACAGCTCGATCAACTTTGCGGTGCGTCCCTGGGTGAACAAGGCCGACTACTGGGGACTGTTCTTCGACATGCAGAAGGCGGTCAAGCAGCGCTTCGACAAGGAAGGGATCAGCATCCCCTTTCCGCAGCGCGACGTGCATCTTTTCCAGGAAAAAGCGGGCGGCTGA